The following proteins come from a genomic window of Strongyloides ratti genome assembly S_ratti_ED321, scaffold srae_scaffold0000086:
- a CDS encoding CAP domain-containing protein: protein MKYLLKFLLHVSIFITLLISSTVSKKKTTKNKEPTLEEFNRLTGITCYTADLKRVFVCNNYLFYNETKAVLYHIKIYNDFKKIKSKSKPDGAFTNKIKTIKNKYIIGEYRGGDFYEINPFVEKYREEVWGDCGDCYRQITYPNFKVRVLEEINCYRKLHGVPIVSYDSKYNKYAKEEVKKFLKTRKSSSCDKQTKFGCVYMALPDSQAHLVISTLYEKLLAYYDWRKNVYKSKLDPAIQLIWKEVKYIGIDFTQKDYYLHIFLTFSSKVKNDKSYDKNVLPVKSTYIKKYGELPKKRKSSITLY, encoded by the exons TCAACtgtatctaaaaaaaaaactacaaAAAATAAGGAACCAACTTTAGAAGAGTTTAATCGTCTTACAGGTATAACCTGTTACACAGCTGATTTAAAGAGAGTATTTGTATGTAAcaactatttattttataatgaaacAAAAGCAGTATTATATcacattaaaatttacaatgattttaaaaaaattaaaagcaAATCTAAACCAGATGGAgcatttacaaataaaataaaaacaataaaaaacaaatatataattggAGAATATAGAGGGGGAGACTTTTATGAAATAAATCCTTTTGTGGAAAAATATAGAGAAGAAGTATGGGGTGATTGTGGTGATTGTTATCGTCAAATTACTTATccaaattttaaagttaga gTGTTGGAAGAAATAAACTGTTATAGAAAATTACATGGTGTACCTATTGTTTCTTATgattcaaaatataataaatatgctAAAGAAGaagttaaaaagtttttaaagaCTCGTAAAAGTTCTAGCTGTGATAAACAAACTAAATTTGGTTGCGTTTATATGGCACTGCCAGATTCTCAAGCTCATTTAGTTATCAGTacattatatgaaaaattattggCATATTATGACTGGAGAAAGAATgtttataaatcaaaattagaTCCAGCAATACAATTAATTTGGAAAgaagtaaaatatattggaATTGATTTTACTCAAAAAGATTACTAtcttcatatatttttaacattttcatctaaagttaaaaatgataaaagttaCGATAAAAACGTTCTTCCAGTCAAGTCAACATATATTAAGAAGTATGGAGAGTTACCTAAGAAAAGAAAATCTTCAAtaactttatattaa